One Nonomuraea angiospora DNA segment encodes these proteins:
- a CDS encoding ArsR/SmtB family transcription factor → MKESSDERVLKMDGCAVKVVDADRVSAVCERMPAAEDLTDTADIFGLLSDPNRLRLLVALLDGELCVCDLAAVTGQSESAVSHALRLLRAHRIVAARRSGRMAYYRLEDPHVRMLLDLALAHTEHTDAIHPERDGNT, encoded by the coding sequence ATGAAAGAGTCTTCAGATGAGCGCGTGTTGAAGATGGACGGCTGTGCTGTCAAGGTGGTCGACGCGGACAGGGTGTCCGCCGTCTGCGAGCGCATGCCTGCCGCCGAGGATCTGACCGACACTGCCGACATCTTCGGCCTGCTGTCCGACCCGAACCGGCTGCGACTGCTGGTGGCGCTGCTGGACGGCGAGCTGTGCGTGTGCGACCTGGCCGCGGTGACCGGCCAGAGCGAGTCGGCCGTCTCCCACGCGCTGCGACTGCTGCGCGCGCACCGCATCGTCGCCGCGCGCCGATCCGGCCGGATGGCCTACTACCGCCTGGAAGACCCGCACGTACGCATGCTGCTCGACCTGGCGCTCGCCCACACCGAGCACACCGACGCCATCCACCCCGAACGCGACGGAAACACCTGA
- a CDS encoding cation diffusion facilitator family transporter produces the protein MGAGHGHGHAGSRHRRRLGVSFALIGSFFIVELAYGLISGSLALMSDAGHMAADVVTLGAALIATRIATRRDTTGRRSYGSYRAEVFASLLAVVLMLGVALYVVAEAIGRIGGPAEVSSGPMLVVGAIGLIVNLIALLLLRSGASESLNVKGAYLEVVADTAGSVGVIIAGWLVAATGQTFWDTVVALAIGVFVAVRAISLGRQVFAVLGQHVPEGMDATTVAHDLAAIDGVRDVHDLHLWTLTSGMNVATAHLVTADQNDNHAVLDQARDVLLRRHGVAHATLQVEPANHKGCDELGW, from the coding sequence ATGGGCGCCGGGCACGGGCACGGTCACGCGGGCAGCCGGCACCGCCGGCGCCTCGGTGTCTCCTTCGCGCTCATCGGCTCCTTCTTCATCGTCGAGCTCGCCTACGGCCTGATCTCCGGCTCGCTGGCACTGATGTCCGACGCCGGACACATGGCCGCCGACGTTGTCACCCTCGGCGCGGCCCTGATCGCCACCAGAATCGCCACCCGCCGGGACACCACGGGCCGCCGCAGTTACGGCTCCTACCGGGCCGAGGTGTTCGCGTCCCTGCTGGCCGTCGTGCTGATGCTGGGCGTCGCCCTCTACGTGGTCGCCGAAGCCATCGGCCGGATCGGCGGGCCGGCCGAGGTCTCCTCCGGCCCGATGCTCGTCGTCGGCGCCATCGGCCTGATCGTCAACCTCATCGCCCTGCTACTGCTGCGCTCAGGCGCCAGCGAGAGCCTCAACGTCAAGGGCGCCTATCTCGAAGTCGTCGCCGACACCGCCGGATCCGTCGGCGTCATCATCGCGGGCTGGCTCGTCGCCGCCACCGGCCAGACGTTCTGGGACACCGTCGTCGCCCTGGCCATCGGCGTCTTCGTCGCCGTACGCGCCATCTCCCTGGGCCGTCAGGTCTTCGCCGTGCTCGGCCAGCACGTGCCCGAAGGCATGGACGCCACCACGGTCGCACACGACCTGGCCGCGATCGACGGCGTGCGCGACGTACACGACCTGCACCTGTGGACCCTCACCTCCGGCATGAACGTCGCCACCGCCCACCTCGTCACCGCCGACCAGAACGACAATCACGCCGTCCTGGACCAGGCCCGTGACGTGCTGCTGCGCCGCCACGGCGTCGCC